The Candidatus Accumulibacter similis genome has a segment encoding these proteins:
- a CDS encoding ATP-binding cassette domain-containing protein — MPHIILSDASLAFGHVPLLDHADLQLDAGERVALIGRNGTGKSSLLAALAGCGGLDEGKVWVQPGLRIGYVPQEPPFATGQTVFEAVVAGMGEVSSLLAEYHSVSHALAEAGADQDGLLERMHALQTELEARQAWSFEAQAERVIQRFSLDADRVVGTLSGGQKKRLALAQALAVSPDLLLLDEPTNHLDVAAIEWLEEMLLHSAMTLVFITHDRRFLERVATRIVELDRGSLLSFPGSFTGYQARKEALLHDEALANARFDKFLAQEEVWIRQGIKARRTRNEGRVLRLERLRRERLARRERQGKVELALDAGDRSGKLVAALEGVGKSFADKVVVRDFSCRVQRGDKIGIIGPNGAGKTTLLRLILGDLAPDTGRVTLGTKVQVAYFDQFRSQLDEQATLIEVISPGSDFVDIGNQKKHVISYLGDFLFAPQRARSQVSSLSGGERNRLLLARLFARPANVLVLDEPTNDLDIETLELLEELLQDYSGTLFLVSHDRAFLDNVVTQTIAAEGEGVWREYAGGYQDWADHQAARRRNEAPLIAEQRSRDAHATGAAGGDKGRALAKATAGGRLSWKESRELAALPERIAVLEAEQQAIGERLADPTLYQSSPQEAQRLAVRLQAIDEELLALLERWEALES, encoded by the coding sequence ATGCCGCACATCATTCTCTCCGACGCCTCGCTCGCCTTTGGCCACGTGCCGCTGCTCGACCATGCCGACCTGCAACTCGATGCGGGCGAAAGGGTGGCGCTGATCGGCCGCAACGGCACCGGCAAGTCGTCGCTTCTTGCCGCTCTGGCCGGTTGCGGCGGGCTTGACGAGGGGAAGGTCTGGGTGCAGCCGGGGTTGCGCATCGGCTACGTACCGCAGGAACCCCCGTTTGCTACCGGGCAGACCGTGTTCGAGGCCGTGGTTGCCGGCATGGGTGAAGTCTCGAGCCTGCTTGCCGAGTACCATAGCGTTTCGCACGCCCTGGCTGAGGCAGGTGCCGATCAGGATGGCTTGCTGGAGCGCATGCACGCGCTGCAGACGGAACTCGAGGCGCGCCAGGCGTGGTCCTTCGAAGCGCAGGCGGAGCGGGTCATCCAGCGCTTCTCCCTGGACGCCGACCGCGTTGTCGGTACGCTTTCGGGTGGCCAGAAGAAGCGCCTGGCGCTGGCACAGGCGCTGGCGGTGTCGCCCGACCTGCTGCTGCTCGACGAGCCGACCAACCACCTCGACGTGGCGGCCATCGAATGGCTGGAGGAGATGCTGCTGCACTCGGCGATGACGCTCGTCTTCATCACCCACGACCGCCGCTTTCTCGAGCGCGTCGCGACGCGCATCGTCGAACTCGATCGCGGCAGCCTGCTGTCGTTCCCCGGCAGCTTCACCGGGTACCAGGCGCGCAAGGAAGCGCTGCTGCACGACGAGGCGCTGGCCAACGCCCGCTTCGACAAGTTCCTGGCGCAGGAGGAAGTGTGGATCAGGCAGGGCATCAAGGCGCGGCGGACCCGCAACGAAGGTCGGGTGCTGCGGCTCGAGCGCCTGCGACGCGAGCGGCTGGCGCGCCGCGAGCGCCAGGGGAAGGTGGAGCTGGCGCTGGATGCCGGCGACCGCAGCGGCAAACTGGTGGCAGCGCTCGAAGGCGTCGGCAAGAGCTTTGCCGACAAGGTCGTGGTGCGGGACTTCTCGTGCCGTGTGCAGCGTGGTGACAAGATCGGCATCATCGGTCCGAATGGTGCCGGCAAGACGACGCTGCTGCGGTTGATCCTCGGTGATCTGGCGCCCGATACAGGCCGGGTGACCCTGGGCACGAAGGTGCAGGTGGCGTACTTCGACCAGTTCCGCAGCCAGCTTGACGAGCAGGCGACGTTGATCGAGGTCATCTCGCCGGGATCGGACTTCGTCGACATCGGCAACCAGAAGAAGCACGTGATCAGCTACCTCGGCGATTTTCTCTTTGCCCCGCAGCGGGCCCGCTCGCAGGTCAGTTCGCTGTCGGGTGGCGAGCGCAACCGGCTGCTGCTGGCGCGCCTTTTCGCGCGCCCGGCGAACGTCCTCGTTCTCGACGAGCCGACCAACGACCTCGACATTGAAACGCTCGAACTGCTCGAGGAGTTGCTGCAGGATTACAGCGGCACGCTGTTCCTCGTCAGCCACGATCGCGCCTTCCTCGACAACGTTGTGACGCAGACGATCGCCGCCGAAGGGGAGGGCGTCTGGCGCGAGTACGCCGGTGGCTACCAGGACTGGGCCGACCATCAGGCCGCCCGGCGTCGGAACGAAGCACCGTTGATCGCCGAGCAGCGTTCCCGCGACGCGCACGCGACGGGGGCTGCCGGTGGCGACAAGGGGAGGGCGCTGGCCAAGGCAACGGCGGGTGGCAGGCTGTCATGGAAGGAAAGCCGTGAACTGGCTGCCTTGCCAGAGCGGATCGCGGTCCTTGAGGCCGAGCAGCAGGCGATCGGCGAGCGCCTTGCCGACCCGACGCTGTACCAGTCGTCGCCGCAGGAGGCACAGCGGCTGGCCGTGCGGCTGCAGGCGATCGACGAGGAGTTGCTGGCGCTGCTCGAGCGCTGGGAGGCTCTGGAAAGCTAG
- a CDS encoding benzoate/H(+) symporter BenE family transporter, producing MRLLKDCSLTALTAGFVAVLVGFTSSAVIVFQAAWTLQASTAEIASWMLALGLGMGLTSISLSLRYRVPVLTAWSTPGAAMLITGAAGVSLPEATGAFLVSAGLITVAGFSGYFERLMGRLPISIASGMLAGVLLRFGLDAFGAMTSQFALVFPMFCAYLLCRRLLPRYAIVVTLLLGIGIAGARDQLRLDGLQLELAVPVFIAPQFSWTALVGVALPLFIVTMASQNVPGVAVIRASGYRVPISPLICWTGAANLLLAPFGGFALNLAAITAAICMGREAHEDPGRRYVAAIAAGGFYVLIGIYGATVGALFLALPRELVLAIAGFALLGTIGNGLASALAEASEREPALLTFLVTASGISLASIGSAFWGLLAGLAALLVLRTTPTHLQHLRTPAKEAAAAVSERPPAGNQERRSG from the coding sequence ATGAGGCTGCTGAAGGACTGCTCGCTGACAGCCCTGACGGCCGGCTTCGTCGCCGTCCTCGTCGGCTTCACCAGCTCCGCGGTGATCGTCTTTCAGGCGGCTTGGACGCTGCAGGCGAGTACAGCGGAGATCGCCTCTTGGATGCTGGCGCTCGGTCTCGGGATGGGGCTGACCAGCATTTCCCTCTCGCTCAGATACCGCGTGCCGGTGCTGACCGCATGGTCGACCCCCGGTGCGGCGATGCTGATCACGGGCGCCGCCGGTGTCTCGCTGCCCGAGGCGACGGGCGCCTTTCTCGTCTCGGCAGGACTGATCACCGTCGCCGGCTTCTCCGGCTACTTCGAGAGACTGATGGGCCGTCTGCCGATCTCGATCGCGTCCGGCATGCTTGCCGGCGTCCTGCTGCGTTTCGGGCTCGACGCCTTCGGCGCGATGACGAGCCAGTTTGCGCTGGTCTTTCCGATGTTCTGCGCCTATCTCCTGTGCCGCCGGCTGCTGCCGCGCTATGCGATCGTCGTCACCCTGCTGCTTGGAATCGGCATTGCCGGGGCGCGGGATCAGTTGCGCCTGGACGGTCTGCAACTCGAACTGGCGGTGCCGGTGTTCATCGCCCCGCAGTTCTCCTGGACGGCGCTGGTCGGCGTCGCCCTGCCGCTGTTCATCGTCACCATGGCATCGCAGAACGTTCCCGGCGTGGCGGTCATCCGCGCCTCCGGCTATCGGGTTCCGATCTCGCCGCTGATCTGCTGGACCGGTGCCGCCAACCTGCTGCTCGCCCCCTTCGGTGGCTTCGCCCTCAATCTCGCCGCCATCACCGCCGCCATCTGCATGGGCCGCGAGGCACACGAGGACCCCGGCCGGCGCTACGTCGCCGCCATCGCCGCCGGCGGGTTCTACGTCCTCATCGGCATCTACGGCGCGACCGTCGGCGCGCTCTTTCTCGCCCTGCCGCGGGAACTCGTTCTCGCCATCGCCGGCTTCGCCCTGCTCGGCACGATCGGCAACGGGCTCGCCAGCGCGCTTGCCGAGGCAAGCGAGCGCGAGCCGGCACTGTTGACCTTCCTCGTCACCGCCTCCGGAATCTCCCTCGCCAGCATCGGTTCGGCGTTCTGGGGCCTGCTCGCCGGGCTGGCCGCGCTGCTCGTTCTGCGGACGACGCCGACGCACCTGCAGCACCTGCGCACGCCCGCCAAGGAGGCTGCGGCTGCCGTCAGCGAGCGGCCGCCGGCAGGCAATCAGGAGCGACGCAGCGGCTAG
- a CDS encoding alpha-1,4-glucan--maltose-1-phosphate maltosyltransferase, with product MVPENYPRVIIEAVEPQIQGGRFPIKRVIGETVAVSADIYKEGHDKLAAVLKVRKVGEKRWHESPMAQGDNDRWYGDFTVGAIGCWEYTIEAYAERYLSWADEITKKNVPGANLNSELLEGLQIIRTSAALAPTPARSRINGLLAAMEGALAVGEQQGAIDLGIGAVMRSLMASCPDRSEGHEMSPPLAIMVNRPVTRFAAWYEFFPRSQGSMPYRHGTLQDSIRRLREIRAMGFDVVYLPPIHPIGHSFRKGKNNSLVAVPGDVGSPWAIGNEHGGHMALEPQLGTWADWDQFVATCRELGIEIALDYVMNCSPDHPYVAEHPEWFFHRPDGSIKYAENPPKKYQDVYPLNFGTADRSGLWQEMLKIFLFWVDKGVTTFRVDNPHTKPVPFWEWVIAEVHRKHPEVIFLAEAFTKPKMMRLLAKVGFAQSYTYFTWRNHKHDLTEYVTELTCSEMKEYFTGNFFANTPDILPPILQFGGRPAFIMRVVLAATLSSVYGIYSGYELCENDALPGKEEYLDSEKYEIRVRDWRAPGNIVDIITRINRIRRESPALQTYNNVLFLGADNPQILAYAKMTEDRSDIIVCVVNLDPFHKHGSVLHIPLATFGIDAGEQYQAHDLLSDERYRWSGPTAYVELSPETKMAHIIKIRRW from the coding sequence ATGGTTCCCGAGAACTACCCCCGCGTGATCATCGAAGCGGTCGAGCCGCAAATCCAGGGCGGCCGCTTTCCCATCAAACGTGTCATCGGCGAGACGGTCGCCGTCAGCGCGGATATCTACAAGGAGGGCCACGACAAGCTGGCGGCAGTGCTCAAGGTGCGCAAGGTCGGCGAGAAGAGGTGGCATGAGAGCCCGATGGCCCAGGGCGACAACGACCGCTGGTATGGCGACTTCACCGTCGGCGCGATCGGCTGCTGGGAGTACACGATCGAAGCCTACGCCGAACGCTACCTGTCATGGGCCGACGAAATCACCAAGAAGAACGTCCCCGGCGCCAACCTCAACAGCGAACTCCTCGAAGGATTGCAGATCATCCGCACCTCAGCCGCACTCGCACCAACGCCTGCACGATCCCGCATCAACGGCCTCCTCGCGGCAATGGAGGGTGCACTCGCCGTCGGCGAGCAGCAGGGCGCGATCGACCTCGGCATCGGTGCCGTCATGCGCAGCCTGATGGCGAGTTGTCCCGACCGCAGCGAGGGCCATGAGATGAGCCCGCCGCTGGCGATCATGGTCAATCGTCCGGTGACCCGCTTCGCCGCCTGGTACGAGTTCTTTCCCCGCTCGCAGGGCAGCATGCCCTACCGTCATGGCACGCTGCAGGACAGCATCCGTCGCCTGCGCGAGATCAGGGCGATGGGCTTCGATGTCGTTTACCTGCCACCAATCCATCCGATCGGCCACAGCTTCCGCAAGGGCAAGAACAACAGCCTGGTCGCCGTTCCGGGCGACGTCGGCAGCCCGTGGGCAATCGGCAACGAGCACGGCGGGCACATGGCGCTCGAGCCGCAGCTCGGTACCTGGGCCGACTGGGATCAGTTCGTCGCCACCTGCCGCGAACTCGGAATCGAGATCGCCCTCGACTACGTCATGAACTGCTCCCCCGACCATCCGTACGTCGCCGAGCACCCCGAGTGGTTCTTCCATCGGCCGGATGGCTCGATCAAGTACGCCGAGAACCCGCCGAAGAAATACCAGGACGTCTACCCGCTGAACTTCGGTACCGCCGACCGTTCCGGACTGTGGCAGGAGATGCTGAAGATCTTCCTCTTCTGGGTCGACAAGGGCGTCACCACGTTCCGGGTCGATAACCCGCACACCAAGCCGGTACCATTCTGGGAATGGGTGATCGCCGAAGTGCACCGCAAGCATCCTGAGGTCATCTTCCTCGCCGAAGCCTTCACCAAACCAAAGATGATGCGCTTGCTGGCAAAGGTTGGTTTCGCCCAGTCCTACACCTACTTCACCTGGCGCAACCACAAGCACGACCTGACCGAATACGTCACCGAGCTGACCTGCAGCGAGATGAAGGAGTATTTCACCGGCAACTTCTTCGCCAACACGCCCGACATCCTGCCGCCCATCCTGCAGTTCGGCGGCCGGCCGGCGTTCATCATGCGCGTCGTCCTGGCGGCGACGCTATCGAGTGTTTACGGCATCTACAGCGGCTACGAGCTGTGCGAGAACGACGCGCTGCCGGGCAAGGAGGAGTACCTCGACTCGGAGAAGTACGAGATCCGGGTACGCGACTGGAGGGCGCCGGGCAACATCGTCGATATCATCACCCGGATCAACCGGATCCGCCGCGAGTCGCCGGCCCTGCAGACCTACAACAACGTCCTCTTCCTGGGCGCCGACAACCCGCAGATCCTCGCTTACGCCAAGATGACCGAGGACCGCTCGGACATCATCGTCTGCGTCGTCAACCTCGACCCCTTCCACAAGCATGGATCGGTGTTGCACATACCGCTGGCCACCTTCGGCATCGACGCTGGCGAGCAGTACCAGGCGCACGATCTGCTGTCGGACGAGCGCTACCGCTGGAGTGGCCCGACCGCTTACGTCGAGCTCTCTCCCGAGACCAAGATGGCGCACATCATCAAGATCCGCCGCTGGTAG
- the glgA gene encoding glycogen synthase, with product MKVLLLTREYPPYVYGGAGVHVEYLSGELAKLMHVEVRSFGDQDTVVDGVRVKGFPFGNGSFAHVDRKLSGALDTFEANLETLSEQVDADIVHVHTWYAHLGGILAKTLYGIPLVHTVHSLEPLRPWKREQLGCGYDMSSWIEKTSLSMADAVIAVSEGTKQDILEHFDIDPAKISVIYNGINVDQYHPTDETAALEKYGVDPGKPIVLFVGRITRQKGIVHLVNAIQYINREAQIVLCAGAADTREVLHEMETAVKRVRQEGFTNVIWIQEMVSKAEAIELYSHATVFCCPSIYEPFGIINLEAMACRTAVVASAVGGIKEVVIDGVTGFLVPLEQLHVAPFEPVNPDIFSRDLAAAINKILDNPELADSMAAAGQKRARDVFSWTSIAQQTKRLYDSLLK from the coding sequence ATGAAAGTACTGCTATTGACGCGAGAGTACCCTCCATACGTTTACGGCGGAGCCGGTGTTCACGTCGAATATCTGTCTGGCGAGCTGGCCAAACTGATGCATGTCGAAGTTCGCTCCTTTGGTGACCAGGACACTGTGGTCGACGGCGTGCGAGTCAAGGGCTTCCCGTTCGGCAACGGCAGCTTTGCCCACGTCGACCGGAAGCTCAGCGGCGCTCTCGATACCTTCGAGGCGAATCTCGAGACGCTCAGCGAACAGGTGGATGCCGACATCGTGCATGTGCATACGTGGTACGCCCACCTCGGAGGCATCCTGGCGAAAACCCTCTACGGCATCCCGCTGGTGCACACGGTGCATTCGCTCGAACCATTGCGACCCTGGAAACGCGAACAGCTCGGCTGCGGCTACGACATGTCGTCGTGGATCGAAAAGACCTCGTTGAGCATGGCCGACGCGGTGATCGCCGTCTCCGAGGGAACCAAGCAGGACATCCTCGAACACTTCGACATCGATCCGGCCAAAATCTCGGTGATCTACAACGGCATCAACGTCGACCAGTACCACCCGACCGACGAGACCGCGGCGCTGGAAAAGTATGGCGTCGATCCCGGCAAGCCGATCGTCCTCTTCGTTGGCCGCATCACCCGCCAGAAGGGCATCGTCCATCTGGTGAACGCGATCCAATACATCAACCGCGAGGCACAGATCGTCCTCTGCGCCGGCGCCGCCGACACCAGGGAAGTGCTGCACGAGATGGAGACGGCGGTCAAGCGGGTCCGGCAGGAGGGTTTCACCAACGTCATCTGGATCCAGGAGATGGTCAGCAAGGCCGAGGCGATCGAGCTTTACTCGCATGCCACCGTCTTCTGCTGCCCGTCGATCTACGAGCCGTTCGGCATCATCAATCTCGAGGCGATGGCCTGCCGGACGGCGGTCGTCGCGAGTGCCGTCGGCGGCATCAAGGAGGTCGTCATCGACGGCGTCACAGGCTTCCTGGTGCCGCTCGAGCAGTTGCATGTCGCCCCCTTCGAGCCGGTCAATCCGGACATCTTCTCGCGCGACCTGGCAGCGGCGATCAACAAGATCCTCGACAACCCGGAACTCGCGGATTCGATGGCTGCTGCAGGCCAGAAGCGCGCGCGCGATGTCTTCAGCTGGACGAGCATCGCCCAGCAGACGAAGCGACTTTACGATTCGCTGCTGAAATGA
- a CDS encoding patatin-like phospholipase family protein: MPYPLLLASLALLALVGCAGTATTPPATPAAQPARSAKLGLALGGGAARGFAHVGVIKVLESQGIVPDIVVGSSAGAVVGALYAAGHNGFELQKLAHRLDESRISDWSLPARGVLKGESLQQFVNEAVGQRPLEGLKRPFGAVATDLHSGESIVFRSGNTGMAVRASAAVPGVFQPVKVSGREYVDGGLSSLIPVRAARQMGSDVVIAVDISARPAGQPVRSTFDILLQTFTIMGQSLARYELREADVVIQPQVGNIGSTDFQARHDSILEGERAAQAALPKIRETLRRLGRQ, translated from the coding sequence ATGCCCTACCCGTTGCTGCTCGCCTCACTCGCGCTACTCGCCCTGGTGGGCTGTGCCGGCACTGCCACGACGCCGCCAGCGACGCCGGCGGCGCAACCGGCACGGTCGGCGAAACTTGGCCTGGCGCTCGGTGGCGGCGCGGCGCGCGGCTTCGCCCATGTCGGCGTGATCAAGGTTCTCGAGAGCCAGGGAATCGTTCCCGACATCGTCGTCGGCAGCAGTGCCGGCGCCGTGGTGGGCGCGCTCTACGCCGCCGGCCACAACGGCTTCGAGCTGCAGAAACTCGCCCACAGGCTCGACGAAAGCCGCATCAGCGACTGGTCACTGCCGGCGCGCGGCGTTCTCAAAGGCGAATCGCTGCAGCAGTTCGTCAACGAGGCGGTCGGGCAGCGTCCGCTGGAAGGGCTGAAAAGGCCATTCGGAGCGGTCGCGACCGATCTCCACAGCGGCGAGAGCATCGTCTTCCGCAGCGGCAACACCGGCATGGCGGTGCGCGCCTCGGCTGCCGTCCCCGGCGTCTTCCAGCCGGTGAAGGTGAGCGGCCGCGAGTACGTCGACGGTGGCCTTTCGAGCCTGATCCCGGTACGGGCGGCACGCCAGATGGGCAGCGACGTGGTGATCGCCGTCGACATCTCGGCACGCCCCGCCGGTCAGCCAGTACGCAGCACCTTCGACATCCTGCTGCAGACGTTCACGATCATGGGGCAAAGCCTCGCACGGTATGAACTGCGCGAGGCCGACGTGGTGATCCAGCCGCAGGTCGGCAACATCGGCTCGACCGACTTCCAGGCCCGCCACGACTCGATCCTCGAAGGCGAGCGAGCAGCGCAGGCGGCATTGCCGAAGATTCGTGAAACCTTGCGCAGGCTTGGCCGCCAGTGA
- a CDS encoding glycogen/starch/alpha-glucan phosphorylase, with product MNDKTKAEGGRGAAVDPGFLTGREDRRTGLGVDALKRALLDKLVYVQARFPQVATRHDCFVALAQAVRDRLLQRWVQTARTYRDRGSRTVCYMSAEFLIGPQLGNNLINLGIYDNAWQAMKEFGLDLELLLEEEEEPGLGNGGLGRLAACYLDSLATLEIPAIGYGIRYEFGIFTQAIRDGWQVELTDKWLRSGSPWLIHRPNIAFEIKLGGRTEHQYEASGNRRLRVQWVPGKLVRGTAWDMPVLGYGVNTPNRLRLWSAEAPESFDFAAFNAGNYYQAVDAQISSETITKVLYPNDETEAGQQLRLEQQYFFVSCSLQDMIRLQLQREQNLDHFDEKFVVQLNDTHPSIAVAELMRLLVDEYAMEWDQAWSITRRTFAYTNHTLLPEALEKWRLDLFKRVLPRHFEIICEINERFLDEVRIHFPFDHDRLRRMSLIDEDGARYVRMAHLAVVGSFAVNGVAALHSELLKSDVLRDFHEMWPAKFSNKTNGVTPRRFVLLANPAMSGLIDETIGKGWVTDMTRLRELERHADDPAFRAEWRRIKAVNKQRLAREIARSAGVEVDLETMFDVQVKRIHEYKRQHLNLLHVVSLYKRLKDDPNLEVAPRTVIFGGKAAPGYFLAKLMIRLITAVADLIGRDPAMRGRLQVVFYPNYNVKNAHAIFPAADLSEQISLAGKEASGTGNMKFQMNGALTIGTLDGANVEIREQVGEENFFLFGMDVPQVRELRRTGYRPRAWYEANPHLQEVIDLIAGGFFTRGDREIFKPLVDNLLHHDEYMLLADFQSYIDCQERVSASYLDAERWSRMSILNVARSGFFSSDRAIQEYCDEIWKVQPVRIELRDLSGEDLQFKRATAGAD from the coding sequence ATGAACGACAAGACCAAGGCCGAAGGAGGGCGGGGTGCCGCGGTGGATCCCGGCTTCCTGACAGGGCGCGAGGATCGGCGGACCGGACTCGGGGTGGATGCGCTGAAACGGGCGCTGCTGGACAAGCTGGTGTATGTGCAGGCGCGCTTTCCGCAGGTGGCGACCCGCCACGACTGTTTCGTCGCGCTCGCACAGGCGGTGCGCGACCGCCTGCTGCAGCGCTGGGTGCAGACGGCGCGGACCTACCGTGACCGCGGTAGCCGGACTGTCTGCTACATGTCGGCCGAATTCCTGATCGGTCCGCAGTTGGGCAACAACCTGATCAATCTGGGAATCTACGACAACGCGTGGCAGGCAATGAAGGAGTTCGGGCTCGATCTGGAACTGCTGCTCGAGGAAGAGGAGGAACCGGGGCTGGGCAACGGCGGCCTCGGTCGGCTGGCGGCGTGTTATCTCGATTCCCTGGCGACGCTCGAGATTCCCGCGATCGGCTATGGCATCCGCTACGAGTTCGGGATTTTCACGCAGGCGATTCGCGATGGCTGGCAGGTCGAGCTGACCGACAAATGGTTGCGTTCGGGCAGCCCCTGGCTCATTCACCGGCCGAACATCGCTTTCGAGATCAAGCTCGGCGGCCGTACCGAGCACCAGTATGAAGCCAGCGGCAACCGCCGCCTGCGCGTGCAGTGGGTTCCCGGCAAGCTCGTGCGCGGCACCGCGTGGGACATGCCGGTTCTCGGCTATGGTGTGAACACGCCCAACCGGCTGCGGCTTTGGAGCGCCGAGGCACCCGAATCCTTCGACTTCGCGGCCTTCAACGCTGGCAACTACTATCAGGCGGTCGATGCCCAGATTTCTTCGGAGACGATCACCAAGGTGCTCTATCCGAACGACGAGACGGAAGCCGGCCAGCAGTTGCGCCTCGAGCAGCAGTATTTCTTCGTTTCCTGCTCGCTGCAGGACATGATCCGGCTGCAGTTGCAGCGCGAGCAGAACCTCGACCACTTCGACGAGAAGTTCGTCGTACAGCTCAACGATACGCATCCGTCGATCGCCGTCGCCGAGCTGATGCGCCTGCTGGTTGACGAGTATGCGATGGAGTGGGACCAGGCCTGGTCGATCACCCGCCGCACCTTTGCCTACACGAATCACACCCTGCTGCCGGAAGCGCTCGAGAAGTGGCGGCTCGACCTCTTCAAGCGCGTTCTGCCGCGGCATTTCGAGATCATCTGCGAAATCAACGAGCGCTTCCTCGACGAAGTCCGCATCCATTTTCCGTTCGACCACGACCGGCTGCGCCGGATGTCGCTGATCGACGAGGACGGCGCGCGCTACGTTCGCATGGCGCATCTGGCGGTGGTCGGCAGCTTTGCGGTGAACGGCGTCGCCGCACTGCATTCTGAGTTGCTGAAATCCGACGTGCTGCGGGACTTCCACGAGATGTGGCCAGCGAAGTTCAGCAACAAGACCAACGGCGTCACTCCGCGCCGTTTCGTCCTGCTGGCCAATCCGGCAATGTCGGGCCTGATCGACGAGACCATCGGCAAGGGCTGGGTTACCGACATGACCCGCCTGCGCGAGCTGGAAAGGCATGCGGATGATCCGGCGTTTCGTGCCGAGTGGCGGCGAATCAAGGCGGTGAACAAGCAACGGCTGGCGCGCGAGATCGCGCGCTCGGCCGGTGTCGAGGTCGATCTCGAGACGATGTTCGACGTGCAGGTGAAGCGCATCCATGAATACAAGCGGCAGCATCTCAACCTGCTGCACGTCGTCTCGCTGTACAAGCGGTTGAAGGATGATCCGAACCTCGAGGTGGCACCGCGGACGGTCATTTTCGGCGGCAAGGCAGCGCCGGGCTACTTCCTGGCGAAGCTGATGATCCGGCTGATCACCGCAGTCGCCGACCTGATCGGTCGCGACCCGGCGATGCGCGGCAGGTTGCAGGTCGTCTTCTACCCCAACTACAACGTCAAGAACGCGCATGCCATCTTTCCCGCAGCCGACCTGTCGGAGCAGATCTCGCTCGCCGGCAAGGAGGCTTCCGGTACCGGCAACATGAAGTTCCAGATGAACGGTGCGCTGACGATCGGCACGCTCGACGGGGCCAACGTCGAGATCCGCGAGCAGGTCGGCGAGGAGAACTTCTTTCTCTTTGGCATGGACGTGCCGCAAGTCAGGGAACTGCGCCGGACGGGCTATCGGCCGCGCGCGTGGTACGAAGCCAATCCGCACCTGCAGGAAGTGATCGACCTGATTGCCGGCGGCTTCTTCACCCGTGGCGACCGCGAAATCTTCAAGCCGCTGGTCGACAACCTCCTGCACCACGACGAGTACATGTTGCTGGCCGATTTCCAGTCGTACATCGACTGCCAGGAGCGTGTTTCGGCGAGCTATCTGGATGCCGAACGCTGGTCGCGGATGTCGATCCTCAACGTCGCGCGGTCGGGCTTCTTCTCCTCAGATCGTGCGATTCAGGAGTATTGCGACGAGATCTGGAAGGTGCAGCCGGTGCGTATCGAGCTGAGAGATCTCTCGGGAGAGGACCTGCAGTTCAAGCGCGCGACAGCCGGCGCCGACTGA
- the tsaB gene encoding tRNA (adenosine(37)-N6)-threonylcarbamoyltransferase complex dimerization subunit type 1 TsaB has protein sequence MNLLAIETSTESGSIALWCDGRLLRRSCPAGAAHSQTLLPLLGSALQEAGLGYGDLHGIAFAAGPGSFTGLRIACGVAQGLAVAHSLPVIAVGTLEAMALASGGERVIVLLDARMGEVYHSRVVAGTEALPPAVCRPDALPVPDTEGWLACGNGLAAHPLLRQRLSQWVRDWLPDLLPDAGAVASLAAPRLARGEGVDAAAVAPLYVRNKVALTTAERLATGGKA, from the coding sequence ATGAATCTGCTGGCCATCGAGACTTCCACCGAGTCGGGCTCCATCGCCCTGTGGTGCGACGGCCGTCTGCTGCGTCGCAGCTGCCCGGCCGGTGCGGCGCATTCGCAAACCCTGCTGCCGCTGCTCGGCAGCGCCTTGCAGGAAGCCGGCCTCGGCTATGGCGATCTGCACGGGATTGCCTTCGCCGCCGGTCCGGGATCCTTCACCGGACTCCGCATCGCCTGTGGCGTGGCGCAGGGACTGGCTGTTGCCCATTCCTTGCCGGTGATTGCGGTGGGTACGCTCGAGGCGATGGCGCTGGCCAGTGGCGGCGAGCGCGTCATCGTCCTGCTCGACGCGCGCATGGGCGAGGTCTATCACAGCCGTGTCGTCGCCGGTACCGAGGCCCTGCCGCCGGCGGTCTGCCGCCCCGACGCGCTGCCAGTGCCCGATACGGAGGGCTGGCTCGCCTGTGGCAACGGGCTCGCCGCCCATCCGTTGCTGCGACAGCGGCTGTCGCAGTGGGTACGCGACTGGTTGCCGGATCTCCTGCCCGATGCCGGCGCGGTCGCTAGCCTGGCGGCACCGCGGCTGGCGCGTGGTGAAGGGGTCGATGCGGCGGCGGTGGCGCCGCTTTATGTGCGCAACAAGGTGGCACTGACGACCGCCGAACGCCTGGCGACCGGGGGAAAGGCTTGA